One stretch of Daphnia pulicaria isolate SC F1-1A chromosome 6, SC_F0-13Bv2, whole genome shotgun sequence DNA includes these proteins:
- the LOC124344467 gene encoding nucleolar MIF4G domain-containing protein 1-like produces MSPHTTKNDDCATEKKSKNNVLKVKKQTTGTKKFVTREVLRKNLRKLKKQKKNKKHAFPGTQDIIDSQDGNDTFKEVEKLPCQTQLPKKSKAVKDKNAESSKKKETFDQQSMKQRTKQLQIANKLEEKNIKKIEKQLKLNKRKSKGVPKSFVDDGLDFLLEVCDPDYRSKLAKEEFDFADNDAGFEEDLALLNSKSDVKNNKKEKNPKEVKVKKTLLSKGTSDTSSNSEDSDSSCDMNEDHAESIASESDGHSENEDIQENSCTDIRTSKDEKMETYQEDIYGRLRDKKGNLITEQTVEQVKYVPPGKRLATSDEFDADIQKLKRQMKGLLNRLAETNLPSIVSAIEKLYLSHSRHNMQEAIHTLVMDSLVGEVLSPERLIMEHCVLIAALHANVGTEVGAQFLELVVRKFDASYKTESQTKELDNMILILCHMYNFGLVAAPLLKDILHMLAEKFEEKDIELILIVLRTVGFALRKDDPVSLKEIIFVLQTKAGQATEQPARIRFMLEILLAIRNNNMTKIPNYDPSHTEHLRKLLRSLTKKGDALSKLNITYSELLAANNRGRWWIVGSAWVGQGPTATTSQAKQVSSNSDEPEYSVELLEMARKQRMNTEVRRNIFCILMTAEDFVEAFERLMRLGLKSQQEREIVHVIMDCCLQEKSFNPYYAHLLQKLCNFHRRFQIASQFALWDHFKDLSSQSQLQISHLSKLIVHLTVEGSLSISVLKVIQFSEMDRLLVRFLRQILLGLLLNPSENAVKSVFASIGSSKYGLLKEGLLLFMHHFLMKNMEKMDENDAEMLKSRIQMVQENFL; encoded by the exons atgagtcctcatacaacaaaaaatgatgattgtgcaactgaaaaaaaatct AAAAACAATGTGTTGAAAGTAAAAAAGCAGACAACAG GcaccaagaaatttgttactaGAGAAGTTCTTCGCAAAAATCttagaaaattaaagaaacagaagaaaaacaaaaaacacgcaTTTCCAGGAACCCAGGATATAATTGATAGTCAAGATGGAAATGATACTTTCAAAGAAGTTGAGAAGTTACCTTGCCAAACCCAACTTCCCAAAAAGAGTAAAGCcgtaaaagacaaaaatgcaGAAAGcagcaaaaagaaagaaacatttgACCAACAGAGCATGAAGCAGAGAACAAAGCAGCTCCAAATAGCCAACAAActtgaagagaaaaatattaagaaaattgaaaaacaattgaaattaaacaagCGGAAGTCTAAGGGTGTACCCAAATCGTTTGTAGATGATGGACTTGATTTTCTCCTTGAAGTATGTGACCCTGATTATAGAAGTAAATTGGCTAAAGAAGAATTTGACTTTGCTGATAATGATGCCGGTTTTGAAGAAGATTTGGCCTTACTCAATTCAAAAAGTGATGTAAAGAAtaataagaaggaaaaaaatccaaaagaagttaaagtgaaaaaaacgtTATTAAGTAAAGGTACAAGTGATACTTCATCGAACTCGGAAGATAGTGACTCAAGTTGTGACATGAATGAAGATCATGCTGAAAGTATCGCCAGTGAAAGTGACGGTCATTCAGAAAATGAAGACATTCAAGAAAATTCATGCACTGACATTAGAACTTCAAAGgacgaaaaaatggaaaccTATCAAGAAGATATATATGGTCGTTTGCGtgacaaaaaaggaaatttgatCACCGAGCAAACAGTCGAGCAAGTCAAATATGTTCCGCCAGGAAAACGTTTGGCTACGTCCGATGAATTTGAtgctgacattcaaaaattaaaacgccAAATGAAAGGATTGCTTAACCGACTTGCTGAAACTAATCTACCAAGCATAGTTTCTGCGATTGAAAAACTGTATCTAAGCCATTCAAGGCATAATATGCAAGAAGCTATACACACACTTGTTATGGACTCTTTGGTGGGCGAAGTTCTCTCTCCTGAACGTCTCATAATGGAGCACTGTGTTTTGATTGCAGCGCTTCATGCTAACGTAGGTACTGAAGTTGGGGCTCAATTTCTGGAGCTCGTTGTTCGAAAATTTGACGCATCTTATAAAACGGAGTCTCAAACGAAAGAATTGGATAACATGATCTTAATCCTTTGCCATATGTATAACTTTGGCCTTGTAGCTGCCCCACTTTTAAAGGATATTCTTCACATGCTTGCCGAAAAATTCGAAGAAAAGGACATTGAACTTATTCTAATTGTTCTAAGAACGGTTGGATTCGCATTGAGGAAAGATGATCCTGTGTCTCTgaaggaaatcatttttgttcttCAGACCAAAGCTGGACAAGCAACTGAACAGCCGGCCAGGATTCGTTTCATGTTGGAAATTCTTCTTGCCATCCGAAATAACAATATGACCAAAATACCGAATTATGATCCTAGTCACACAGAACACCTGCGCAAATTACTGCGCTCTCTGACTAAGAAAGGAGATGCGCTAAGCAAGTTAAATATAACTTATTCTGAACTGTTGGCTGCAAACAACCGAGGAAGGTGGTGGATTGTAGGTTCAGCATGGGTGGGCCAAGGTCCTACAGCAACGACTTCACAAGCTAAACAGGTATCTTCCAACTCGGATGAACCTGAGTACAGTGTGGAATTACTTGAAATGGCACGGAAGCAGAGAATGAACACTGAG GTCCGACGCAACATTTTCTGTATCCTGATGACAGCAGAAGATTTTGTTGAAGCTTTCGAGAGACTTATGCGATTGGGATTGAAAAGCCAGCAAGAACGAGAAATTGTGCATGTGATCATGGATTGCTGCCTGCAAGAAAAAAGCTTCAATCCGTACTACGCTCATCTGTTACAAAAGCTTTGCAACTTTCATCGGCGATTTCAGATTGCTTCGCAATTTGCTTTGTGGGACCATTTTAAGGATCTATCATCACAGTCTCAATTGCAGATTAGTCATTTGTCAAAATTAATTGTGCATTTGACTGTAGAAGGCTCTCTAAGCATCTCCGTTCTTAAAGTAATTCAATTTTCGGAAATGGATCGTTTACTAGTGCGCTTTCTACGACAGATTTTGCTTG GATTACTTCTTAATCCATCGGAAAATGCAGTTAAATCGGTGTTCGCTAGCATCGGTTCATCTAAATATGGTCTCCTCAAAGAAGGACTGCTTCTTTTCATGcaccattttttaatgaaaaatatggaaaaaatgGATGAGAACGATGCTGAAATGTTAAAAAGTCGGATTCAAATGGTTCAAGAAAACTTTCTATGA
- the LOC124344469 gene encoding hypoxanthine-guanine phosphoribosyltransferase-like, with product MTNCIKIEDSYQGYSLDSFCIPKHYEDDLESVLIPYGVIHDRIERIAKDIFTDFGKEPLVAICVLKGGYKFYTDLIDKINSLNRNQGERSVPLSVDFIRLRSYQNDKSVGTIEVIGGDNMESVKGKNVLVVEDIIDTGRTMMKLLGLLEEFQPKCVKVASLLLKRQPASNGYIPEYCGFEIPDKFVVGYALDFNERFRDLHHICVVNNNGINKYKV from the exons ATGACCAATTGCATTAAG ATAGAGGATTCCTACCAAGGTTATTCATTGGATTCATTTTGCATTCCAAAGCATTATGAGGATGATCTCGAATCTGTTCTGATCCCATATGGTGTCATTCATGATAG aattgaAAGGATTGCCAAAGATATCTTTACCGATTTTGGTAAAGAACCTCTGGTCGCAATATGTGTTCTCAAAG GGGGCTACAAATTTTACACAGATCTG attgataaaataaatagtCTGAATCGAAATCAAGGTGAAAGATCAGTGCCCCTTTCAGTGGATTTTATCCGACTAAGAAGCTATCAG AATGACAAGTCTGTTGGCACCATTGAAGTTATTGGAG GTGATAACATGGAAAGTGTTAAAGGAAAGAATGTATTGGTTGTTGAAGATATTATTGATACTGGAAGAACTATGATGAAGCTACTAGGATTATTAGAAGAATTTCAGCCGAAATGCGTCAAAGTTGCCAGCCTTTTGCTGAAGCGTCAACCTGCCTCAAATGGTTACATTCCTGAAT ATTGCGGGTTTGAAATTCCAGACAAATTTGTTGTTGGGTATGCCCTGGACTTCAATGAAAGATTTAGAGATCTGCAT cataTATGCGTTGTGAACAACAACGGCATCAACAAATACAAAGTGTGA
- the LOC124344465 gene encoding dual oxidase-like, which yields MDCTADRGRSTPRTDKWPRQCTTIVTKGTIMWLVYGLLMVLPFSQFVGQTRAERIKGTYEKPRYDGWYNNLAHPNWGSVDSHLTRKVPATYADGVYMMGGVNRPNARKLSELFMKGPDGLGSVMNRTALFAFFGQMVSSEILMASESGCPIEMHKIDIEKCDEMYDAECTGKKFMPFHRAWYDHKTGQSPNSPREQINRMTSWIDGSFIYSTSEAWVNAMRSFKNGTFKSGDSEGMPPRNKDRVPIFTAPAPHIMRMASPEKMLLLGDPRTNQNPAILAIGVVFFRFHNVVAGRIQEEHPEWSDEEVFQRARRVVVATLQNIVVYEYLPALIGESLGEYEGYKADVHPGISHVFQSAAFRFGHTMIPPGLYRRDGQCNFRLGPNETPAIRLCSAWWDAVEILVNNSVEEFILGMASQLAEREDSLLCSDVRNKLFGPMEFSRRDLGVLNIMRGRDTGLPDYNTARRSFRLSPITNWTDINPALAVQQPQLFPKLAELYGNDLGNVDVYIGGMLESTNGPGPLFTAVIKEQLGRIRDADRFWFENSENGMFTASEIEEIRQTTFYDVILSTLNISEGEIQRNVFFFRDGDPCPQPTQLNASLLTPCNFLSGYDYFAGSEVPYIYGCLLLAFVPIIAAGAGYGVVKLQNSKRRKLKARHEENNNGKSVDKMVVKEWLHLNHKRLVKVKFGPEEAFYTVNRKGEKLRKVNFKGVESLTIEVTQDARKKPMMLVRVPRDYDLVLEFDSNASRKRFLHKLETFLTSHKKHLEQIPTYREQMLSNAETRERREKRLEHFFREAYALTFGLKPGEKRKMEEVTGDVIMVMRTSLSRSEFASALGMKGDDVFVKMMFNIVDKDGDGRISFQEFLDTVVLFSKGRTEDKLHIIFDMCDNDRNGVIDKGELSEMLRSLVEIARTNNSLNDDQVTELIDGMFQSAGLEHKDALTYEDFKLMMREYRGDFIAIGLDCKGAKQNFLDTSTNVARMTSFHIDAVQERHRNTILRKWDELTTFLEGNRQNIFYLFVFYVVTIALFVDRFIHYSFMSEHTDLRHIMGVGIAITRGSAAALSFCYSLLLLSMSRNLLTKLKEFSVQQYIPLDSHIQFHKICALTAFFFSMLHTVGHIVNFYHVSTQPIEHLRCLSKEISLPSDYKPTITYWLFQTLTGLTGVLLFIVVIIIFVFAHPIIRKKAYNFFWMTHSLYIVLYILSILHGLGRLTASPSFWIFLIGPAIVYTLDKIISLRTKFMGLDIIETVLLPSDVLKVKFYRPPNFKYLSGQWIRLSCTGVKPEEFHSFTLTSAPHENFLSCHIKAQGPWTWKLRNYFDPSNFNPKEMDPKIQLDGPFGGGNQDWYKFEVAVMVGGGIGVTPYASILNDLVFGTSTNRYSGVACKKVYFLWTCPSHRHFEWFIDVLRDVERKDVTNVLEMHIFITQFFHKFDLRTTMLYICENHFQRISKRSMFTGLKAVNHFGRPDMTSFLKFVQKKHSYVSKIGVFSCGPRPLTKSIMSACEEVNQGRKLPYFIHHFENFG from the exons ATGGATTGTACAGCAGACCGCGGAAGATCAACACCTCGCACCGATAAGTGGCCTAGACAATGCACGACCATCGTAACAAAGGGCACGATCATGTGGTTGGTTTATGGATTACTCATGGTTCTTCCCTTCTCCCAATTTGTAGGACAGACACGTGCAG AACGGATTAAGGGCACCTACGAAAAACCACGATACGATGGATGGTATAACAACTTGGCTCATCCAAATTGGGGATCAGTGG ACAGTCACTTGACGCGCAAAGTCCCAGCTACCTACGCTGACGGTGTCTACATGATGGGAGGAGTGAATCGGCCCAATGCAAGGAAACTCAGTGAACTCTTCATGAAAGGTCCCGATGGACTCGGCTCTGTCATGAATCGCACCGCTCTTTTCGCTTTCTTCG GACAAATGGTATCTTCGGAGATTCTGATGGCCAGCGAGTCGGGTTGCCCAATTGAGATGCACAAAATAGATATCGAAAAGTGTGACGAGATGTATGACGCAGAATGCACAGGAAAGAAATTCATGCCATTTCACCGTGCCTGGTACGACCACAAAACAGGACAAAGCCCAAACAGCCCCCGGGAACAG ATCAATCGGATGACCAGCTGGATTGATGGCAGTTTTATCTACAGCACAAGTGAGGCCTGGGTGAACGCCATGCGATCATTCAAAAACGGAACTTTTAAATCGGGCGATTCGGAAGGAATGCCCCCACGAAACAAGGATCGCGTACCTATTTTCACTGCTCCTGCTCCGCACATAATGCGCATGGCCAGTCCCGAAAAAATGCTTC tacTCGGAGATCCCCGGACCAATCAGAACCCTGCAATTCTTGCTATTGGCGTAGTCTTTTTCCGTTTCCATAATGTGGTTGCTGGTAGAATTCAAGAAGAACATCCGGAATGGTCGGATGAAGAAGTCTTCCAAAGGGCTCGTCGTGTAGTGGTGGCAACATTGCAA AACATTGTCGTGTACGAATATTTGCCGGCCCTGATTGGTGAATCTCTCGGCGAATACGAAGGCTACAAAGCCGATGTACACCCTGGAATCAGCCATGTGTTCCAGAGCGCTGCCTTCCGCTTCGGTCACACGATGATCCCTCCCGGCCTCTACAGACGTGACGGCCAATGCAATTTCAGGTTGGGACCAAACGAGACGCCAGCCATTCGACTTTGCTCGGCCTGGTGGGACGCTGTCGAAATTTTGGTCAACAATTCCGTCGAAGAATTCATCCTGGGCATGGCCTCGCAGCTGGCCGAACGAGAGGACAGTTTACTCTGCTCCGACGTCCGCAACAAGCTCTTTGGACCGATGGAATTTTCCCGTCGCGATCTAGGAGTCCTCAACATCATGCGCGGTCGAGATACCGGCCTGCCGGACTACAACACGGCCCGCCGTAGCTTCCGCCTGAGCCCCATCACCAACTGGACCGACATTAATCCGGCGCTAGCCGTTCAACAGCCTCAACTCTTCCCAAAGCTGGCCGAGCTCTATGGAAACGATTTGGGGAATGTCGACGTCTACATCGGAGGAATGTTGGAGTCAACCAACGGACCTGGTCCACTTTTCACGGCCGTCATCAAGGAACAGCTGGGTCGAATTCGCGACGCTGATCGCTTTTGGTTCGAAAACAGCGAAAACGGCATGTTTACGGCCAGCGAAATCGAGGAGATCCGCCAAACGACATTTTACGACGTGATTCTCAGCACGTTGAACATCAGTGAAGGGGAGATCCAGCGGAATGTGTTCTTCTTCCGCGATGGCGACCCGTGCCCTCAACCGACTCAGCTCAACGCTTCGCTGTTGACCCCCTGCAACTTCTTGTCTGGCTACGACTACTTTGCGGGCAGCGAAGTGCCCTACATCTACGGCTGTCTCCTCTTGGCTTTCGTGCCGATTATCGCCGCAGGCGCTGGCTACGGCGTCGTGAAATTGCAGAATTCCAAGCGTCGCAAGCTCAAGGCCCGTCACGAAGAGAACAACAACGGCAAATCGGTGGACAAGATGGTCGTCAAGGAGTGGCTGCATTTGAACCACAAGCGACTGGTGAAGGTGAAATTCGGTCCCGAGGAGGCGTTTTACACGGTGAACCGCAAAGGTGAAAAGCTGCGCAAGGTCAACTTTAAAGGCGTCGAATCGCTGACGATTGAAGTCACGCAAGACGCCCGCAAGAAGCCGATGATGTTGGTGCGCGTGCCGCGCGACTACGACCTCGTCCTGGAATTCGACTCGAACGCGTCGCGCAAGCGCTTCCTCCACAAGTTGGAGACGTTCCTGACCAGCCACAAGAAGCACCTGGAACAGATTCCCACCTACCGCGAGCAGATGCTGTCCAACGCTGAGACGCGGGAGCGCCGAGAGAAGCGGCTGGAACATTTCTTCCGCGAGGCTTACGCTCTGACTTTTGGTCTCAAGCCGGGCGAGAAGCGCAAAATGGAGGAGGTGACGGGCGATGTCATCATGGTCATGCGAACGTCTCTGTCACGCAGCGAATTCGCCAGCGCTCTGGGCATGAAGGGCGACGACGTCTTCGTGAAAATGATGTTCAACATTGTCGACAAGGACGGCGACGGCCGCATCTCGTTCCAGGAATTTCTCGACACCGTCGTCCTCTTCTCCAAGGGCCGCACCGAGGACAAGTTGCACATCATTTTCGACATGTGCGACAACGATCGCAATGGCGTCATCGACAAAG GTGAACTTTCTGAGATGTTGCGCTCGTTGGTCGAGATTGCGCGTACCAACAACAGCCTGAACGACGACCAGGTGACGGAATTGATTGACGGCATGTTCCAGTCTGCCGGCCTGGAACACAAAGACGCTTTGACCTACGAAGATTTCAAGCTGATGATGCGCGAGTACCGCGGTGACTTTATCGCCATTGGACTCGACTGCAAAGGCGCCAAGCAGAACTTTTTGGACACGTCGACCAACGTGGCCCGTATGACCAGCTTCCACATCGACGCCGTCCAGGAGCGCCACCGCAACACGATCCTGCGCAAGTGGGACGAGCTGACCACTTTCCTGGAGGGCAATCGCCAGAACATTTTCTACCTGTTCGTCTTCTACGTCGTGACGATCGCCCTTTTCGTCGACCGATTCATCCACTACTCGTTCATGTCCGAGCACACGGATCTGCGTCACATCATGGGCGTCGGCATCGCCATCACGCGTGGCTCAGCCGCGGCCCTTTCCTTCTGCTACAGcctcttgttgttgtccaTGTCCCGCAACTTGTTGACCAAACTCAAAGAGTTCTCGGTGCAGCAATACATTCCACTGGATTCTCACATTCAGTTCCACAAGATTTGCGCCTTGAcggccttcttcttttcgatgCTGCACACGGTCGGTCACATCGTCAACTTTTACCACGTCTCGACGCAACCCATTGAACATTTGCGCTGTCTCTCCAAGGAAATCAGCTTGCCCAGCGACTACAAGCCCACCATCACCTACTGGCTGTTCCAGACTCTGACGGGACTGACGGGCGTGCTCCTCTTTATCGTTGTGATCATCATCTTTGTCTTTGCTCATCCCATCATTCGCAAAAAGgcctacaactttttctggaTGACTCACAGTTTATACATTGTCCTTTACATCCTGTCCATCTTGCACGGACTCGGCCGACTGACGGCCTCGCCCAGCTTCTGGATCTTCCTCATCGGACCGGCCATCGTCTACACCCTGGACAAGATTATCAGTTTGCGCACCAAGTTTATGGGCCTGGACATTATCGAAACGGTCCTCCTGCCGTCCGACGTCCTCAAGGTGAAATTCTACCGCCCACCCAATTTCAAGTATCTTTCCGGCCAGTGGATCCGTCTCTCGTGCACCGGAGTCAAGCCTGAAGAGTTCCACTCATTCACGCTCACATCGGCTCCCCACGAAAACTTTTTATCCTGCCACATCAAGGCGCAGGGACCTTGGACGTGGAAGCTGCGCAATTACTTCGACCCAAGCAATTTCAACCCGAAAGAGATGGACCCTAAAATCCAACTGGACGGTCCATTCGGTGGCGGTAATCAGGACTGGTACAAGTTTGAAGTCGCCGTCATGGTAGGTGGAGGTATCGGAGTCACGCCCTACGCTTCCATCCTCAACGATTTGGTCTTTGGCACGTCAACCAACCGCTACTCCGGCGTCGCCTGCAAGAAGGTCTACTTCCTGTGGACTTGCCCGTCGCACCGCCACTTTGAGTGGTTCATCGACGTCCTGAGAGACGTCGAGCGCAAGGACGTGACCAACGTGCTGGAGATGCACATCTTCATCACTCAGTTCTTCCATAAATTCGATTTGCGCACGACGATGCTCTACATTTGCGAGAACCACTTCCAGCGCATCTCCAAGCGCAGCATGTTCACCGGGCTGAAGGCGGTCAACCATTTTGGTCGACCGGACATGACCTCCTTCCTCAAGTTCGTTCAGAAGAAGCACAGTTACGTCAGCAAGATCGGTGTCTTCAGTTGCGGTCCGCGACCCTTGACCAAGTCCATCATGAGCGCTTGCGAGGAAGTGAATCAGGGTCGCAAGCTGCCCTATTTCATTCACCATTTCGAGAATTTCGGTTAA
- the LOC124344468 gene encoding craniofacial development protein 1-like: protein MNEEDFSSDSSDDDYIPTGAESDVEELSDEAEQISNNESDDAGEQSSSKKRKRPLKKNKLKKTKVSEEPDEGDKLKNTDNDEDKKQRIDSIWASFKEGTDTKELKETVAPIVTKPTTSTVYKFAGEEIEIPEEVKKTGPLNSQEIKGKRPPALKSGGLSSFTSQLSSKKAKLSTLEKSKLDWDRFKTDEGIAEDLKSFNQGKKGFLERQAFLERADVKQFEIEKNFRAGRKPQ, encoded by the exons ATGAATGAAGAAGATTTTTCCTCAGATTCCAGTGATGATGATTACATTCCTACAG GTGCTGAGAGTGATGTTGAAGAATTATCAGATGAAGCTGAACAAATTTCTAACAATGAAAGTGATGACGCTGGAGAACAAAGCTcttccaaaaagagaaaacgtcccttaaaaaagaataaattaaaaaa aACAAAAGTTTCTGAAGAACCAGATGAAGgagataaattaaaaaatactgataatgatgaagataaaaaacaaaggaTTGACAGTATATGGGCAAGTTTCAAGGAGGGAACTGAcacaaaagaattaaaagagACTGTTGCACCTATTGTAACCAAACCTACAACATCTACAGTCTATAAATTTGCTGGAGAAGAAATCGA aatccCAGAAGAAGTTAAGAAAACTGGACCATTAAATtcccaagaaataaaaggaaaaagacctCCAGCTTTAAAATCTGGGGGCCTTTCTAGCTTTACCAGTCAACTGTCAAGTAAAAAAGCAAAGCTCAGCACATTGGAAAAATCAAAGCTGGATTGGGATCGCTTTAAAACTGATGAAGGAATTGCGGAAGATCTGAAATCTTTTAATCAAGGCAAAAAGGGATTTTTGGAAAGGCAAGCTTTTCTAGAACGGGCTGACGTAAAACAATTtgagattgaaaaaaattttcgtgcTGGGCGGAAACCTCAGTAA